A genomic window from Candidatus Acididesulfobacter guangdongensis includes:
- a CDS encoding serine/threonine-protein phosphatase, with translation MSPEVLEEKIYPIEDDSARFKYGDTFFVNNSELKLGAYLFSGWRFVYNSSGEGLLYYEGNRELLENFPKSSMLPEVLYYSENEVVIADIGKLRYKQYKFVKPSKKEDINKIVGYLSDIAKLIKNFKENNLSVLYINPDSINIDATNTDTTDTDATDLMYNRSSKIKLKIFPDVCEINKEMYSSKDMVAPEVLRRRKATGKEGVYVLGLLCVKFLLGKNLHPYDDISVLNCISDVDIPGFPQFLSKTLAYSNERFTIEEAIDYLKNIAEEMKMPVKFDIGMSSTVGLNIDRLIDEDSCGFVIENTLNSGGKVLSIRACLADGMGGMAAGEVASKAAVNAFLKTGTDLSAGFDTAADDINSLALNMAWQANKNVFDFLEGKDGGCTFIGVVIKNENFALVHAGDSRAYLWTGSKPNPELIRLTNDHSYVALMVSSGNMTEEEAKNSPDRNKIVKSLGAVRNRQEGYIDDLQKTIGKKTEVLKNNDILILVCDGIWSEIGEDGIISILNRCKTTVNNNLNNKLSNNSNNNLNDKLSNNSNNNLSNKLNINSSNKLNNNFENLENNLEYKKINNINSNDYIDTNDDIDIIDAQYIADLLVGSAVKNGASDNASALIIKRTA, from the coding sequence ATGAGCCCTGAAGTTCTGGAAGAAAAGATATATCCAATTGAAGACGACTCTGCGCGGTTTAAGTATGGGGATACATTTTTCGTAAATAATTCAGAATTAAAATTAGGCGCTTATCTTTTTTCAGGCTGGCGTTTTGTTTATAACAGCTCCGGAGAAGGATTATTATATTATGAGGGCAATCGTGAATTGCTTGAAAATTTTCCGAAATCTTCAATGCTGCCTGAAGTTTTGTATTACTCTGAAAACGAAGTTGTTATTGCAGATATCGGCAAATTGAGGTATAAACAATATAAATTTGTTAAACCCTCCAAAAAAGAAGACATTAATAAAATAGTGGGTTATTTGTCTGATATAGCCAAACTCATTAAAAATTTTAAAGAAAACAATCTATCGGTTTTATATATAAATCCTGACTCTATTAATATTGACGCAACTAATACTGATACAACTGACACTGACGCAACTGATTTAATGTATAATCGCAGCAGCAAGATAAAATTAAAGATTTTTCCAGATGTATGCGAAATAAACAAAGAAATGTATTCATCTAAGGATATGGTTGCTCCTGAAGTTTTAAGACGCAGAAAAGCAACAGGAAAGGAAGGAGTGTATGTTTTAGGGCTTTTATGCGTCAAATTTCTATTAGGAAAAAATTTGCATCCTTATGACGATATAAGTGTTCTGAATTGCATTTCTGATGTTGACATACCTGGGTTTCCACAATTTTTGTCAAAAACATTGGCTTATAGCAACGAAAGATTTACTATTGAAGAAGCCATTGATTATTTAAAAAATATTGCGGAGGAAATGAAAATGCCTGTAAAATTTGATATCGGTATGTCTTCAACTGTAGGATTAAATATTGACAGGCTTATAGATGAAGACAGCTGCGGATTTGTTATTGAAAATACTTTAAATTCAGGCGGCAAAGTTTTATCCATAAGGGCTTGCCTTGCTGACGGAATGGGCGGAATGGCGGCGGGAGAAGTTGCAAGCAAAGCTGCGGTAAACGCTTTTTTAAAGACCGGAACAGACTTATCCGCCGGCTTTGATACTGCTGCTGACGACATTAATAGTTTAGCTTTAAATATGGCATGGCAGGCAAATAAAAATGTTTTTGATTTTCTTGAAGGCAAAGACGGCGGATGTACTTTTATCGGTGTCGTTATTAAAAATGAAAATTTTGCGTTAGTTCACGCAGGCGATTCAAGAGCATATTTATGGACAGGTTCTAAACCTAATCCTGAATTAATAAGACTCACTAATGACCACTCATACGTTGCTTTAATGGTATCGAGCGGCAATATGACGGAAGAAGAAGCGAAAAACAGTCCCGACAGAAATAAAATTGTAAAATCTTTAGGCGCCGTCAGAAATAGACAGGAAGGATATATTGACGATTTGCAAAAAACAATAGGTAAAAAAACAGAAGTCCTGAAAAATAATGATATACTTATATTGGTATGCGACGGAATATGGTCTGAGATAGGAGAAGATGGGATAATATCTATATTAAACCGTTGCAAAACAACCGTAAACAACAATTTAAACAATAAGTTAAGTAATAATTCAAACAACAATTTAAACGATAAGTTAAGTAATAATTCAAATAATAATTTAAGCAATAAGCTAAATATCAATTCAAGCAATAAGTTAAATAATAATTTTGAAAATTTAGAAAATAATTTAGAGTATAAAAAAATAAATAATATAAATAGCAACGATTATATAGATACCAACGACGATATAGATATAATAGACGCCCAATATATAGCTGATTTACTTGTGGGTTCGGCAGTGAAAAATGGTGCTTCCGATAATGCGTCTGCGCTTATTATTAAAAGAACAGCGTGA
- a CDS encoding FHA domain-containing protein produces MKTCPSCGKKFTDDKKFCNLDGTELIVLEIPEEAAIPEQTASEEHLEDPYANDAVNITGDKISDGVINNSGTGNKINKNNNTDNDNIDNQGAVNKDRDGDIFSDILSKDTFFADKNAATTNEFKYARITLKHDNNLTEQFFDLNSESMIIGRFDQSTGNVDIDLSKLPDAEHISRKHARFTFENGKWFIEDLKSTNGVFVKVGNASEFSSRITEPTELRNRDQISIGDIIFLFTV; encoded by the coding sequence ATGAAAACATGTCCTTCATGCGGCAAAAAGTTTACCGATGATAAAAAGTTCTGTAATTTGGACGGAACAGAGTTAATTGTGCTTGAAATTCCTGAAGAGGCTGCAATACCCGAACAGACGGCGTCAGAAGAACATCTTGAAGACCCTTACGCTAATGACGCTGTCAACATTACCGGCGATAAGATAAGTGATGGTGTTATTAATAATAGCGGGACTGGTAATAAAATTAATAAGAATAATAATACAGATAATGATAATATAGACAATCAAGGTGCGGTAAATAAAGACCGTGACGGCGATATTTTTTCTGACATACTTTCGAAAGACACATTTTTTGCAGATAAAAATGCTGCGACGACTAATGAATTTAAGTACGCCAGAATTACGCTAAAACATGATAATAATTTAACTGAGCAATTTTTTGATTTAAATTCTGAAAGTATGATTATAGGAAGATTTGACCAATCAACGGGGAATGTGGATATAGATTTGAGCAAATTACCCGACGCAGAACATATTTCAAGAAAACACGCAAGGTTTACTTTTGAAAACGGAAAATGGTTTATAGAGGATCTAAAGTCAACGAACGGAGTTTTTGTAAAGGTCGGCAATGCTTCAGAATTTTCCTCAAGGATTACCGAACCGACTGAATTAAGAAACAGGGATCAGATTTCTATAGGGGATATAATTTTTTTGTTCACTGTATAA